The following are encoded in a window of Neomicrococcus lactis genomic DNA:
- a CDS encoding molybdopterin molybdotransferase MoeA has translation MSQDITWDDARFAAYALGVRLRDSIASVEKIPLMHALGRTLAQDVTALQGIPHYASSAMDGWAVSGTGPWRIKPRSPEDEPHAASDTLGEHEARPILTGGALPLGCTAVVRSEDATEYDGELSAPEPRLRADIRPAEREARAGDTLLAAGTVLTPPRLAIAASSGRDDVEVLSAPRVGFILSGREVVTSGLPLPGYVRDSFADFLPPVLSAWGAFQASPFCQRIGDSLEETLSALSATDASVVVSTGGTGHSDHDFLRLAVERLGAEFIVEAIAMRPGHPTFLAVLPDQRVMVGLPGNPLAAFMAALTVVQPLLAGALGQPLDEPRAVKTVESYAPLPGRVRLVPSGLSLADDSELGAPEVRVISKEHTGPAMLRGLGDADGVMVVPPEGTQPGDPVRLLDLPW, from the coding sequence ATGAGTCAAGACATTACTTGGGATGACGCGCGCTTTGCTGCCTACGCGCTGGGCGTGCGACTGCGCGATTCGATCGCCTCGGTTGAAAAGATTCCGTTAATGCATGCCCTCGGCCGGACGCTGGCGCAGGACGTCACCGCACTGCAGGGCATCCCGCATTATGCTTCCTCCGCCATGGATGGCTGGGCGGTGTCCGGAACCGGGCCGTGGCGCATCAAGCCGCGCTCGCCTGAAGACGAGCCGCACGCCGCGAGCGACACTCTGGGCGAGCACGAGGCGCGCCCCATTCTGACAGGCGGCGCGTTGCCGCTTGGCTGCACCGCTGTAGTGCGCAGTGAAGACGCCACAGAGTACGACGGCGAACTCTCGGCTCCGGAGCCTCGGTTGCGGGCGGATATTCGCCCGGCAGAGCGCGAAGCCCGCGCGGGGGATACCTTGCTTGCCGCGGGGACGGTCCTCACCCCGCCACGTCTTGCCATCGCCGCATCAAGCGGCCGCGACGATGTTGAGGTGCTCAGCGCGCCGCGCGTGGGATTCATCTTGAGTGGCCGGGAAGTGGTGACGTCAGGTCTGCCGCTACCTGGTTACGTGCGCGATAGCTTTGCAGATTTCTTGCCGCCCGTGCTCAGTGCGTGGGGCGCTTTTCAAGCGTCACCGTTCTGCCAGCGCATTGGTGACTCTTTAGAGGAGACTCTCTCGGCACTTTCTGCCACCGATGCTTCCGTGGTGGTTTCCACCGGGGGAACGGGGCATTCTGACCATGACTTCTTGCGGCTGGCTGTTGAACGTCTTGGCGCGGAATTCATTGTTGAGGCGATCGCGATGCGGCCGGGACACCCGACGTTCCTTGCCGTACTTCCAGATCAACGAGTCATGGTGGGGTTGCCAGGGAATCCGCTGGCCGCCTTCATGGCTGCTTTGACCGTGGTTCAACCGCTCCTTGCGGGAGCCTTGGGCCAGCCGCTCGATGAGCCTCGAGCCGTGAAGACAGTGGAGTCCTATGCGCCTTTGCCAGGACGTGTGCGGCTGGTGCCTTCGGGGCTATCGCTAGCGGATGATTCTGAGCTGGGTGCTCCGGAAGTCCGAGTAATATCCAAAGAACATACGGGCCCGGCGATGTTGCGCGGGCTGGGAGACGCCGACGGTGTCATGGTGGTGCCGCCTGAAGGCACACAGCCGGGCGACCCCGTCCGTCTGCTGGATCTGCCGTGGTGA
- a CDS encoding DUF6457 domain-containing protein: MENSAPELTQEQKDQVLREWSRELLDRFELQDVSIDIDAMLGLAGVAAHQVVRPAAPLTTFIVGLAAGIAAGSGQTSVDNAVNSAVNHARAIIKSRNESA; the protein is encoded by the coding sequence ATGGAGAACTCTGCGCCAGAGTTGACGCAAGAACAGAAAGATCAGGTGCTCCGGGAATGGTCCCGAGAGTTGTTGGATCGGTTTGAACTTCAAGACGTCTCGATTGATATTGATGCCATGCTGGGGCTGGCAGGGGTCGCGGCGCATCAGGTAGTGCGTCCGGCAGCGCCGTTGACCACGTTCATCGTGGGCCTCGCAGCGGGAATCGCGGCCGGTTCCGGCCAGACCTCCGTGGACAATGCGGTGAACTCTGCCGTCAATCATGCGCGCGCGATCATCAAGAGCCGCAACGAATCTGCATGA
- the mobA gene encoding molybdenum cofactor guanylyltransferase, whose translation MYTPPESTPASPLTVAAIVVAGGAGSRLGGVNKPLLTTPDGVTLLNHALRDLQTVFADQLADIAVVGPTSLNQEVASWPIVLRVQENPPLSGPAAAVVAGTQALAARNATKQTPPDVVVLLAADFVAPRAGLEFLKQALTEHSTAELLVPRDEDGHPQWLLSAVSWPYLAERVAEGAEQSAGQSLRWLLDAPSATFVKMTAHAQNGTRDVDSPADAQRYEIRLPSTQNSTHD comes from the coding sequence ATGTATACGCCGCCTGAGTCCACGCCAGCATCACCGCTGACGGTCGCCGCCATTGTGGTGGCCGGGGGAGCAGGGTCTCGACTTGGTGGCGTCAATAAGCCACTGCTCACCACTCCTGATGGCGTGACTCTCCTCAATCATGCGCTGCGAGATCTCCAAACCGTATTCGCGGACCAGCTCGCGGACATTGCAGTAGTGGGACCAACAAGCCTGAACCAAGAGGTCGCGTCGTGGCCCATCGTCCTCCGGGTCCAGGAAAACCCACCGCTCTCCGGCCCGGCCGCAGCGGTCGTCGCCGGGACGCAAGCCCTAGCGGCACGCAACGCAACGAAGCAAACGCCACCAGACGTCGTCGTACTCCTTGCTGCGGACTTCGTTGCTCCGCGAGCCGGCTTGGAATTTCTCAAGCAAGCGCTTACGGAGCATTCCACGGCGGAACTGCTGGTCCCGCGCGATGAAGACGGCCATCCGCAATGGCTCCTGAGTGCGGTGTCGTGGCCGTACCTCGCCGAGCGCGTTGCGGAGGGAGCCGAACAAAGCGCTGGTCAGAGCTTGCGTTGGCTGCTGGACGCCCCCTCAGCCACGTTTGTGAAGATGACCGCGCACGCCCAGAACGGCACTCGAGACGTGGATTCACCGGCGGATGCGCAGCGCTACGAGATTCGTTTGCCCTCGACTCAGAATTCCACCCACGATTAG
- a CDS encoding HNH endonuclease encodes MRTLVLNAGYEPLAVVTFRRALLLVLTGKASILAEDNDDPVVGPREILSRPTVILLNRYVRVPYREAAHVTRRGILRRDSHRCAYCGRTATTVDHVHPRSLGGQDTWENLVACCLTCNNKKGNKTLRQMGWKLPFTPVRPVGPQWFITELEKPAPSWNAFLDVYAA; translated from the coding sequence ATGCGAACTCTTGTACTGAATGCTGGATATGAACCGCTCGCGGTAGTGACCTTCCGCCGAGCTCTTTTGCTTGTGCTCACTGGCAAAGCAAGCATCCTCGCGGAGGACAACGATGACCCTGTCGTCGGGCCGCGCGAAATTCTCTCGCGTCCTACGGTGATTCTCTTGAACCGCTATGTGCGCGTGCCCTACCGCGAAGCCGCTCACGTGACCCGCCGCGGCATTCTTCGCCGCGATTCTCACCGTTGCGCGTATTGCGGGCGAACTGCCACCACGGTGGATCACGTCCATCCGCGCTCGCTCGGTGGCCAGGACACCTGGGAGAACCTCGTGGCATGCTGCCTGACTTGCAACAACAAGAAGGGCAACAAGACTCTGCGCCAAATGGGTTGGAAGCTTCCCTTTACGCCCGTGCGTCCCGTAGGACCCCAGTGGTTCATCACCGAGTTGGAGAAGCCAGCGCCAAGCTGGAATGCTTTCTTGGATGTATACGCCGCCTGA
- a CDS encoding C40 family peptidase, whose amino-acid sequence MSKRIALGGHRSGETRSNSIAGISKAVAANAGSFGRSAAVVAAASGMVLTLGVPAQANPAAREAAAAPMDALNIERVALQSSVVATVVAPTADSKKAETAQVRATLKTAPAPAKAKAEPKTVTASVKAVENANEAATTEAPAAQNTVSAAQNTVSAAQNTVSAAQNTVSAAQNTVSAAETRAAEKREAAQKRAAEKRAAEKRAAEKRAAAAKKQREAAERRASASTNAFAPVTRSNRTGAAASTSIKSVAPASSSVNTASLSGIAATASRYSGVPYVWGGASPRGWDCSGFVQWVYKQHGINLVRGTSALRSSGQFVRTGNPKPGDLVFQNGGGHVGIYLGNGMMIGAQNPTVDTMIHSVSRNPLYGYYTYVG is encoded by the coding sequence TTGTCGAAGCGTATCGCTTTAGGTGGTCACCGTTCAGGTGAAACCCGCTCGAACTCCATCGCGGGTATCTCGAAGGCCGTGGCTGCCAACGCAGGATCGTTTGGTCGATCTGCGGCTGTTGTAGCGGCTGCTTCGGGTATGGTCTTGACCCTGGGTGTTCCAGCTCAGGCTAACCCTGCAGCACGTGAAGCTGCTGCCGCACCAATGGATGCACTGAATATCGAGCGCGTTGCTCTTCAGTCCTCCGTAGTTGCAACTGTTGTTGCACCAACCGCTGACTCTAAGAAGGCCGAAACCGCTCAGGTTCGCGCAACTCTTAAGACTGCTCCTGCTCCAGCCAAGGCTAAGGCAGAGCCAAAGACCGTGACCGCATCGGTCAAGGCAGTAGAGAACGCAAACGAAGCCGCCACGACTGAAGCCCCAGCTGCTCAGAACACTGTTTCTGCTGCTCAGAACACTGTTTCCGCTGCTCAGAACACTGTTTCTGCTGCTCAGAACACTGTTTCCGCTGCTCAGAACACTGTTTCTGCTGCAGAGACTCGTGCCGCTGAAAAGCGCGAAGCTGCTCAGAAGCGTGCCGCTGAAAAGCGTGCCGCTGAAAAGCGTGCCGCTGAAAAGCGTGCAGCTGCTGCCAAGAAGCAGCGCGAAGCTGCTGAACGTCGTGCATCTGCATCGACCAACGCTTTCGCACCTGTCACTCGTTCTAACCGCACGGGTGCAGCAGCTTCCACCTCTATCAAGTCTGTTGCTCCAGCTTCGTCTTCGGTCAACACCGCTAGCTTGAGCGGCATTGCAGCAACGGCTTCCCGTTACTCCGGTGTTCCTTACGTCTGGGGCGGCGCTTCGCCGAGGGGTTGGGACTGCTCCGGCTTCGTTCAGTGGGTCTACAAGCAGCACGGCATCAACTTGGTCCGCGGAACCTCTGCGCTCCGCAGTTCGGGACAGTTCGTTCGCACGGGCAACCCGAAACCAGGCGACTTGGTGTTCCAGAACGGTGGCGGCCACGTTGGCATCTACCTCGGAAACGGCATGATGATCGGTGCGCAGAACCCAACCGTGGACACCATGATCCACTCGGTTTCTCGCAACCCGCTCTACGGCTACTACACCTACGTAGGCTAA